Sequence from the Fulvivirga ligni genome:
CTCTTACTCTTCCGAGCTCTCCATTATTCTGGTTTTACCTGAATCTGATGTAGAGACCTGGAAGAACCTTTGTCTGGAGCATAACTTTAACATATCACATACACTCACAATTGGTGGAGATTCAAGGTTCCAGTCTGTACGTAATGGATTGAGTACTATTAAGGAAAGTGAAGGCCTGGTTGCCATTCATGATGGAGTGCGACCTTTAGTGGATAAAGATACGATTGCCGCCTCTTTCAGATTAGCTGCCATTCACCAGAGCGCTGTAGCGGCCGTTCGCCTCAAAGAATCTATCAGAGTCACTGATCAGGACACTACAAAAGCTGTAGACAGATCTGCATACAGACTCATCCAAACGCCACAAACCTTTGATCTGGCGATTATCAAAAATGCATATAATATAAAAGAAGTCTCTACCCTTACTGATGATGCCAGCGTGGCAGAAATGGCAGGTCATAAGATTTCCCTCTTTGAAGGAAGCTATGAGAATATTAAGGTAACTACACCAGAGGATCTGATAATAGCAGAAGCTTTACTAAAAAGAAAAAACAAAGGCTGACCATTACTCACTTGTAAAGTCAGCCCGAACATCTTCTTAAGCTATATTGCTATTAGTATTCGTCTTCGTTAAAAAAGAAATCCTCCTTAGTAGGATAATCTGGCCATATCTCTTCGATATTTTCATAAGGCTGACCGTCATCTTCCAACTCCTGCAAATTCTCAACTACTTCTAACGGTGCGCCGGTTCTGATTGAATAGTCAATCAATTCGTCCTTGGTAGCAGGCCAAGGTGCGTCTTCAAGATATGATGCTAGTTCTAGTGTCCAATACATAGATAAATCCTCCTATGATTTATACTTCAAAATTTCGTGCAAAAATAAAATTTAAATGTTCAAATCAAATATTTAAATTAATTATTTGCAGGGCTGTATTTTACAACCAAGTGTTAATTAATTTATGGCTTGAAACGTAACCATAGTACGAAAAGTTTAGGAAAGCACAACTTTATTAGTAAAAAAAGTTTAACCTTCAGCTGTTTATACAGCAAAAAACTAAATTTGTTTCAATAAACAGGAAAAAGAATATGAGTGACGAAAAAATAATATTTTCAATGGCTGGGGTGAGTAAAATCTACCCGCCTAACAAACAAGTTTTAAAAGACATTTACCTCTCATTCTTTTACGGAGCCAAAATTGGTGTCTTAGGTCTCAACGGATCTGGAAAATCTTCCTTACTGCGCATAATAGCGGGAGTAGACAAAGAATATAAAGGTGAAGTAGTTTTTGATGGCAGCTACTCCATTGGTTTACTGGAGCAGGACCCAAAGCTAGATCCTACCAAAACCGTAAAAGAAATAGTAGAAGAAGGTGTAAAAGAAACTGTTGATTTACTTCAGGAGTTTGAAGATATCAATCTAAAATTTGCTGATCCGGACATCATGGATGATCCTGATGGCATGAACAAGCTTATCGAAAGACAAGGCGAGGTTCAGGAAAAGCTAGATCAGCTCAATGCCTGGGAACTAGATAGTAGATTAGAACGTGCTATGGACGCTCTAAGAACACCTCCGGCGGATGCCAAGATTGAAAACCTATCAGGTGGTGAGAAAAGACGTGTAGCACTTTGCAGACTTTTACTTCAAGAGCCAGATGTACTTTTATTAGATGAGCCTACTAACCACTTAGATGCAGAGTCTGTGCATTGGTTAGAGCAGCATTTACAAAGATATGCAGGTACCGTAATAGCCGTAACTCACGACCGTTACTTCCTTGATAACGTAGCCGGATGGATACTTGAACTAGACCGTGGCGAAGGTATTCCATGGAAGGGTAATTATTCATCATGGTTAGAGCAAAAGCAGAAGAGACTTTCTCAAGAAGAGAAGACCGAATCTAAGAGACAGAAGACCTTATCACGAGAGTTGGAATGGGCTAAAATGTCCCCTAAAGGTAGACATGCTAAGGCCAAAGCCAGGTTAAATGCTTACGACAAGCTTTTAAGCCAGGAATCAAGAGAGAAAGAAGAGAAACTAGAGCTTTACATACCACCAGGTGAAAGACTGGGAGACAAGGTAATAGAGGCTCATGGAGTAGCTAAAGCATTTGGAGACAAGCTGTTATACGAAAATCTTGAGTTTAACTTACCAAAGGCAGGCATCGTAGGTATCATCGGACCAAATGGCGCGGGTAAAACCACCCTTTTCAAGATGATAACTGGTAAGGAAAAGCCGGACACGGGTACTTTTGAAGTAGGCTCTACTGTAGATATTGCCTATGTAGATCAGGAACATGCTAACCTGAATCCAGAATCTTCTGTTTGGGAGGTAATTACAGGAGGCAACGAACTGATCAACCTTGGTGGCAAGCAGATTAACAGCCGTGCCTATGTAAGCAAGTTTAACTTCAACGGATCAGATCAGCAGAAAAAAGTAAAAGAACTTTCTGGTGGTATGAGAAACCGTGTGCACCTGGCAATAGCCCTGAAACAAGGAGCCAACTTACTTCTGCTAGATGAGCCTACTAACGACTTAGATGTAAACACACTTAGAGCGTTAGAAGAAGCTCTTGAGAACTTTGGTGGATGTGCAGTAATCATCTCTCACGATAGATGGTTCCTGGATAGAGTTTGTACACACATACTTGCTTTTGAAGGTGACTCTCAGGTGAAGTGGTTTGATGGTAACTTCACTGAATATGAAGAAGATAGAAAAAAACGTTTGGGTGATACAGGGCCTAAGCGAATTAAATACAAGCCTTTAGTTAAATAAGCGATTTATCATTAAATGTCATATAGGGTCAGTTTTGGCTGACTCTATATGACTTTTTTCATGCCTCCCTCCCATCAATTCCTCTCATTTTTTGTTAGATTTTTATTGATATTTTAAGTATCTTAAAAAACTAACTGTACTTCATGAAAACGCTTTATATCATTCGTCACGCTAAGTCGAGCTGGAAATATCATCACCTCGATGACATAGATAGACCTCTTAATAAAAGAGGCAAGAGAGATGCCCCGGAAATGGGTGATAGGCTAAAATCACAAGGCATAGTTCCACATCTAATGATCAGCAGCCCGGCAAAAAGGGCATTTGCTACATGCAAAATCATTGCTGAGGCATTGGATTATCCTAAAAAGGATATTGAGCTAAACAACAAACTCTACCATGCTAGTGAAGACACTCTCATGGACATCATTCAGGATATCGATGATAGTTGGGATTCAGTTATGATATTCGGGCACAACCCCGGATTAACTTATTTCGCTAACTCATTAGCCAGTACTGACCTGGATAATCTACCTACTTGTGGTGTATTTGCTTGCACCTTTGATGTAGATTCATGGTCAGAAACAGACTTTGAGAAAGGATCATTGCAATTCTATGATTACCCTAAAAATGTACCTCAAATTAATTAAAAAATTGAGGTACCTGTGATGGTAGTAAACAACTCTAAGGCCTTTAACCCGGCCAAAGAGTTTCCTTTTTTATTTAAACCAGGACTCCAAACCACAATACTATATTGAGATGGCAATATGGCGGCTATTCCTCCGCCCACGCCACTCTTACCGGGCAGACCAACTCTAAAGGCAAACTCGCCAGCCTCATCATAAAAGCCGCAGGTCTGCATTATGGCAGTAATTCTTTTAAATTGGCTTTCGGAAATGTATTTTTTCTCATCAATAACTCCTTTACCATGGTTAGCAAACACTCTGAATGCTTTGGCTAACTCACTGCAAGTCATAGATACTGAGCAAAAGTCGAAATAAAGATCAAGAACCTCTTCCACATCATTTTCAATATTGCCATAAGACTTCATCAGGTTCACCATGGCCGCATTTTTATAGCCACAAGCCTTCTCTGATCTGGCTATTTGCTTGTCATAATAGATGTCATTCTGCCCTACCAGCTCACGTATGAAGTCCAAAAATTGCTGACGAGGGTCTTGAAGGTGAGAGATTAATAGGTCAGTTACAACCAGAGCACCTGAGTTAATGAAAGGATTTCTAGGTATACCATTTTCATACTCCAGCTGCACCAATGAATTGAAAGGGTCTCCAGAAGGCTCTACATTAATACGGTCATATACCTTTTTACCTATATGACTTACACAGTGCGCCAGCATGAATACCTTAGATATACTTTGAATAGAAAATTTCTCTTCAGTATCCCCCACTGAGAATGAAGAATCATCTAAGAAAAGTAAGTGAATACCAAATTTGGTTATGTCTACTTTGGCCAGTTCAGGAATATAATCAGCTACCAAACCCTTATCAAGCAGCGGCTCCACTTCCTTACGTATATCTTCCAGTACTTTTTGATAATCCATCTTGCTCACCATGGCACCTCATCTTTAGAATTTACAAATGAGCCGCAATTTACAAGATATCGCACTATTCACCATCATTAGTCTATGAAAGGAATGTTAAAATATCGATTTCAGCAAACTCATTGATTTAAAGTAAATTAGAGCACTATAATTTCAGGATGAGAACAATAAAAAAGGCCTGATTGAATTTCAACCAGGCCTTCCTCTTAAGCTTTGTGATTTTTATTTCTTGTATAGCTCCAGCTCATTAGGAACCTGCATAGAATTCTGCTGCGATCCCACCTCTACAGTAGATGATCCATACACTGTAATTTCAGCTTTTTGAAAATCTTCAGCATTGGCCTTATAAATATTATCCACGTACTTCTGCGGGTTTCTATCTATATACGGGAACCAGGTGCTATGAATCTGAATCATGATCTTATGACCTTTCTTGAAAGTATGAAGAATATCCTGTAATGGGAATGTTACGTCTTCTGCCACACCTGGAGTAAATGGCTCTGGTTTAGCAAAACTATTTCTAAATCTACCTCTAAATACTTCGTGACGCACAAGTTGCTGATACCCTGCCATAGTTACATTCTTAGGCGTAACAGGGTTGGCCTGTGCAGTATCTGGGTAAACATCGATAAGCTTTACAATAAAATCGGCATCTGAGGTAGAAAGAGCTACTTTTAACTTGGCTAAAATTTCGCCAGCCAGAGTAACATCTTCCGTTAATACATCTGTTTTAAAAGTAAGTACATCAGGTCGTTTAGACGCATGTCTCTGATCATCTGTCATAAACCTGCGTGGTGTGAACGTTACGCTCTCAACCTGAGATGTATACGGTACCGGATAGTCAGGATCACTTACATATTTAAATTCTTCTTTGGCATCTCCTTCTTCATTTACCAAAAGCTTACCATTAGCAGAAAAACCAAGCTTCACGGCTGGAATTTCTTGAGGTGGCCACTGATCAAACATCTTCCATTTTTTCACACCAGTATCATACATATATGCTTCTGGCAATTTCAAATTACCTTCATTTTTCAGGTAGTATTTAAAGAATGGCATTTCAATATTCTTCTGATAGAAAGTAGAGATACTATCACCAAAGTAAATATCATTGATGGCTTGAATACCTTTTTCTCTATACCAATCTCCATGGCTCCAAGGCCCCATAACTATGGTATTTTCCGCTTTTGGGTTATTTGCCTCAATGGTTTTATAGATATTCAACGGTCCATAAAGATCTTCAGCGTCAAACCAACCACCCACAGTAAGTACGGCGTTATCAATATCTCTTAAATGAGGCAGCAAGTTTCTTTTCTGCCAGAACTCATCATAATTTGGATGCTCTACCACCTGATCCCAGAAAAAGTCTTTCTGATAATATTTCTCAGTCACATTTTTCAACGGACCTAAAGCCATATTAAACTCATATCCGTCCGCTACATTTCCTGCCTTTTTAATTTCTTCCCAAGCATCGTTATACCAGCTCTCTGTAGTTGGCTCTGTTTGATAGCCGAACACAGGAAAAGCCATTAAATAACTTTGCAAGAATGCTCCCATATGGTGGAAGTCATCAAAAAAGAAATCTGAAATAGGCGCCTGAGGAGAAGAAGCTACCAATGCAGGATGCGCCTCTGGTAAAGCTGCTGCCGTGTAATGCCCAGGATAAGAAATACCCCACTGCCCCACTTTGCCATTGTTATTTTTAATATTCTTTAAGAGCCAGTCGATGGTATCAAAAGTATCAGAGCTCTCGTCGATCTTATCCTTTTCCTTCTTTTTATTGCCATCAATCTGAGGTCTCATGTTATCATAATCACCTTCTGACATCCATCTTCCTCTCACATCCTGATACACGAAAATGTATAAATCTCTCATCAAGTATTTAGATGGCCCCAGCATTGTCTTGTACTTATCCTCTCCATATGGTGCCACACTGTACGGTGTTCTCTGCATCATCATAGGATATTTTTTAGACTGATCTTTTGGGGTATAAACACATGTAAAGAGCTTCACTCCATCACGCATCGGGATCTGATATTCATGCTTTTTATAGTTCTCCCTAATAAAAAGAGAATCAGCATCCTGAGCCATCAGTTGTAAAACTGATACACAGCTCATGATGAGTAATAATACTTTTTTCATTTCAATGGTAATTTGTTGATTAATTACTGTGAATATCCAAATAGTTTAGCACCTTGGCAAACCACTCATAAATAAGAAATCAATTATTCCATGAATGGTATTCAGTGCAGAAACTCCACCTCTTTGAAGTCAAAGTATCTCATACCTTGCAGCGTTTCTATCTCCAGCTGACCTACGGGAGTTACACTTGTGATTTTCCCCGTAAATACCTGATCATTAGATTTATACAAGCACTCTTCACCAAACCTATATAGTGTCGATTCATAATCTGTCTTAAGCTGTTCCTTTCTGCCATTTTTAAGCATCAGATATCTACTTTCAATGTGCTGCATGAGATTATCTAAAACCTGCTGCAAGTCATAAGATTCGTCCGTAATTTGACCAAGTGATATGGCTCTTTCATTGGAGAATTTTCGCTGATTTATATTCAGACCAATCCCCACAATAGAGTTCTCAATATGATTTTTCTTCACCGAATTTTGAATGAGAATTCCACAGATTTTCTTGTCTAAATTGTAGATGTCATTGGGCCATTTCACCTGAAAGCCCGGAGCCATGTCAGACAAGTAGTCATGTATCCCGAGTGAAACCACTCTATTTAACTCAAATTGACTTTGAACACCTAAAAATGAAGGCTTTAGAATGAATGAAAAAGTGAGGTTTTTGCCTGGCTCAGCTTCCCAGCTATTTCCCCGCTGCCCTTTTCCTCTGGTCTGATTTTCAGTGATTATTATGGTGCCCTCCATCACTCCGCTACCGAGCATCTGCTGAGCTTCTTCATTGGTAGAATGACAAGATGGCAGGAAAATTAGGTTTTTCCCCATAAATAATGTTTTGGCAAGAATTTTATACAAGTATTTTTGTAGTTTTGTTTATGAAATTCAAAGATAATTAATGGATGTAAATAACAATTTAGCGCCTTCCGAAAAATTAAGCAGTATAGTGGTGAAGGGTATGCAGGAGAAAAAAGCCTCAGATATTGTAGTAATGGATCTTAGAAATGTTAAAAATGCTATGGCAGACTTCTTTGTGTTATGCTCAGGAAGTTCTGACACACAGCTAGATGCAATAGCAGATTCTATAGATGAGCAAGTGTCCAAAGCGCTTGAGGAGAATCCATGGCACACAGAGGGTAAAGAAAACAAGGAATGGATGCTACTAGATTACGTTAATGTTGTAGCCCACATATTCAAAAAAGACAAACGCCAATTTTACGCTTTGGAGAGTCTTTGGGGTGATGCTGAAATAACAGAAATTGAAGATATCTCCTAAAGGATGAAACCTTATACCCCATTATGGAGTTTGAAGCTTAGATAATTTTTTACTATTGATATGCCAGATAAGAAGAGAAATATTTTACCAAACAAACCTCAAAAGCCGAATTACCAGGTTTGGGTCATTGTAGTTTTAATTGCAGTGATTTTCGGCATCATGCTTTTCAACAACTCGAGCACTTTAGCGCCTACTACCATGAGTAAGTTTGAAAGTATGATGATGGACAACGCCGTGA
This genomic interval carries:
- the rsfS gene encoding ribosome silencing factor — protein: MDVNNNLAPSEKLSSIVVKGMQEKKASDIVVMDLRNVKNAMADFFVLCSGSSDTQLDAIADSIDEQVSKALEENPWHTEGKENKEWMLLDYVNVVAHIFKKDKRQFYALESLWGDAEITEIEDIS
- a CDS encoding SixA phosphatase family protein, giving the protein MKTLYIIRHAKSSWKYHHLDDIDRPLNKRGKRDAPEMGDRLKSQGIVPHLMISSPAKRAFATCKIIAEALDYPKKDIELNNKLYHASEDTLMDIIQDIDDSWDSVMIFGHNPGLTYFANSLASTDLDNLPTCGVFACTFDVDSWSETDFEKGSLQFYDYPKNVPQIN
- a CDS encoding glutaminase is translated as MVSKMDYQKVLEDIRKEVEPLLDKGLVADYIPELAKVDITKFGIHLLFLDDSSFSVGDTEEKFSIQSISKVFMLAHCVSHIGKKVYDRINVEPSGDPFNSLVQLEYENGIPRNPFINSGALVVTDLLISHLQDPRQQFLDFIRELVGQNDIYYDKQIARSEKACGYKNAAMVNLMKSYGNIENDVEEVLDLYFDFCSVSMTCSELAKAFRVFANHGKGVIDEKKYISESQFKRITAIMQTCGFYDEAGEFAFRVGLPGKSGVGGGIAAILPSQYSIVVWSPGLNKKGNSLAGLKALELFTTITGTSIF
- a CDS encoding DUF2795 domain-containing protein — encoded protein: MYWTLELASYLEDAPWPATKDELIDYSIRTGAPLEVVENLQELEDDGQPYENIEEIWPDYPTKEDFFFNEDEY
- a CDS encoding CocE/NonD family hydrolase, which produces MKKVLLLIMSCVSVLQLMAQDADSLFIRENYKKHEYQIPMRDGVKLFTCVYTPKDQSKKYPMMMQRTPYSVAPYGEDKYKTMLGPSKYLMRDLYIFVYQDVRGRWMSEGDYDNMRPQIDGNKKKEKDKIDESSDTFDTIDWLLKNIKNNNGKVGQWGISYPGHYTAAALPEAHPALVASSPQAPISDFFFDDFHHMGAFLQSYLMAFPVFGYQTEPTTESWYNDAWEEIKKAGNVADGYEFNMALGPLKNVTEKYYQKDFFWDQVVEHPNYDEFWQKRNLLPHLRDIDNAVLTVGGWFDAEDLYGPLNIYKTIEANNPKAENTIVMGPWSHGDWYREKGIQAINDIYFGDSISTFYQKNIEMPFFKYYLKNEGNLKLPEAYMYDTGVKKWKMFDQWPPQEIPAVKLGFSANGKLLVNEEGDAKEEFKYVSDPDYPVPYTSQVESVTFTPRRFMTDDQRHASKRPDVLTFKTDVLTEDVTLAGEILAKLKVALSTSDADFIVKLIDVYPDTAQANPVTPKNVTMAGYQQLVRHEVFRGRFRNSFAKPEPFTPGVAEDVTFPLQDILHTFKKGHKIMIQIHSTWFPYIDRNPQKYVDNIYKANAEDFQKAEITVYGSSTVEVGSQQNSMQVPNELELYKK
- a CDS encoding biotin--[acetyl-CoA-carboxylase] ligase — protein: MGKNLIFLPSCHSTNEEAQQMLGSGVMEGTIIITENQTRGKGQRGNSWEAEPGKNLTFSFILKPSFLGVQSQFELNRVVSLGIHDYLSDMAPGFQVKWPNDIYNLDKKICGILIQNSVKKNHIENSIVGIGLNINQRKFSNERAISLGQITDESYDLQQVLDNLMQHIESRYLMLKNGRKEQLKTDYESTLYRFGEECLYKSNDQVFTGKITSVTPVGQLEIETLQGMRYFDFKEVEFLH
- the ettA gene encoding energy-dependent translational throttle protein EttA, translating into MSDEKIIFSMAGVSKIYPPNKQVLKDIYLSFFYGAKIGVLGLNGSGKSSLLRIIAGVDKEYKGEVVFDGSYSIGLLEQDPKLDPTKTVKEIVEEGVKETVDLLQEFEDINLKFADPDIMDDPDGMNKLIERQGEVQEKLDQLNAWELDSRLERAMDALRTPPADAKIENLSGGEKRRVALCRLLLQEPDVLLLDEPTNHLDAESVHWLEQHLQRYAGTVIAVTHDRYFLDNVAGWILELDRGEGIPWKGNYSSWLEQKQKRLSQEEKTESKRQKTLSRELEWAKMSPKGRHAKAKARLNAYDKLLSQESREKEEKLELYIPPGERLGDKVIEAHGVAKAFGDKLLYENLEFNLPKAGIVGIIGPNGAGKTTLFKMITGKEKPDTGTFEVGSTVDIAYVDQEHANLNPESSVWEVITGGNELINLGGKQINSRAYVSKFNFNGSDQQKKVKELSGGMRNRVHLAIALKQGANLLLLDEPTNDLDVNTLRALEEALENFGGCAVIISHDRWFLDRVCTHILAFEGDSQVKWFDGNFTEYEEDRKKRLGDTGPKRIKYKPLVK
- a CDS encoding 2-C-methyl-D-erythritol 4-phosphate cytidylyltransferase, translated to MPQKEYAILVAGGKGTRMKSHIPKQFILLNGKPILMHTLEVFASYSSELSIILVLPESDVETWKNLCLEHNFNISHTLTIGGDSRFQSVRNGLSTIKESEGLVAIHDGVRPLVDKDTIAASFRLAAIHQSAVAAVRLKESIRVTDQDTTKAVDRSAYRLIQTPQTFDLAIIKNAYNIKEVSTLTDDASVAEMAGHKISLFEGSYENIKVTTPEDLIIAEALLKRKNKG